The segment CATTCTGAGAAGGAGTTACAGAGTCTGAGCAAGAAGTATGTTGCCAAGGATGAGGAATACAACATGGCCTCAGAGGGGCTGGAGAAGGAACTGAGCGCACTCAAACACAAGTATAGCCTGGTCAGCAAGGAGAAACTCAAACTCACCAAGGACAAAGAGAACCTGCTTGAAGAGGTATGAGTAGTACTTATTGAGTAGGCTTTGTTGTATGTGTGTATTGTCAGAACATCAATCCCAGTGTCTATTTTTCTCTAAGGAAACATTTTATGTGTTCAGTtcatgtatgataaaagatgtgAACTGTTGAGATACTTGTATTCACATTTACTGGTATAGTGAAATTAGGTTTATTCTTATATCTGAAATGAATTTAGTAATATTGTTAGATATAACAAATTTGGGTTGTCCCTGGCACTttgctataaccatgttttactgtatataattaattttcttgatttaGGTCAGTCAGACAGTGGACACCATGCAGGAAGAACACAGCAAACTGACCAATGAAATTCATCAGCTAAAATCTGAGCTGGAATCACAGACCAAGAGGAGGAATGCCTTGGAGCAGGAAAATGCTTCTCTGCTGGAGAGGGTGTCTCAGTTTGACCAGCAGAGGGTGAGTTTGTGATAAACAATCTAtatctgtctttttttttaaaccagaaACACATTCCTCTATTGATATGTGAATTTCAGAAATAAAGAGGAAAAATGTGACTcccccacccccacaaaaaaaatttatcaatttatggTTGATTGTATATGTCATTGTTATGTTGGTACATACATTTAGGATTCCCAAAGCCGAGTGGAGAAGGTGATGAAAGACATGATGGAGCAGAAGAATAAGTTAGCGTACGACAATGGCCGCCTACAGACAGAGGTTCAGGAGCTCCGCGGTCAGGTGGACATCCTCAAAATCTCCAGTACTGACGCTGAGCAGCTCAGGGCCAAGAATAGCAGCCTACAGTCAAGATATGATCTAGTAAGATATCTCAAAATTATCATGTTAATCTATAATAAGACCTGTATTATGATTGTTTTTGTGTGGTAACAAATTTATTCAAGATGAAAGATATAAAATTGTGAATTAAATCTTGTTTGGTTCACAGTATTTTGTACTTTGCATTCAAAACAATACATTCAGCAACAGCAGTCAAAGTTACGGTAACTAATAAAGCTTTGCTATCTAAAAACTTAATTACTTGTAAGGTTCAAGAAAATGTATGCTTTATGTTTGATAACTGATATAGGCTCAAAAGGAAATCAGCGATTTAAAGATCAATGTTCAGAGAATGGAAAACCAGCTCCGCACTTCCCAGGGTTCCATGGAAACCAGGGAACGAGACTACACATTTGCCATAACAACACGTGATGAGGTGCTTAGAGAGAAATCAGGATTGATGGAGAAACTGAAAGAAGTGGAAGAAAGGGAAAAGAAAAAGGTGGGAAGTCAAAGTTAacataaagaaattttaaaatccagaATTAATTGGCAAAATGAGAATATCATTAGTGGATAGATTAGTTtacagattgaaaaaaaaagttgctcTTTGAGGTATGCTGGGTAACGGTAACTGAAATTCCTTGCTagtaaaatttacttgtattgCAGATAACAGAGGCAGAATTAGAGGTTTGAAGTGAAATGTTCTCGTAATGATTGACTGTGTTAGTTCTTTTGTGTACAGATGAGCTGTTGGACAGATCGAGGATTATTGCCACGTTAAATCTGCTTATCTAACGACATGTTCATAgaaaaattaacagcattttAACACATTAATCATCAGTTACTATGTGTCTTGTCTCTTTATTTCATACTCAGTGATATCTTACTACTGATGTATATATACTTAGCAAGTAAACCTGGGTGTAGGAAAGCAATATGTATACTTTGGTAACTTTAACCTCCATGTATAGGACAAGGTCCAAAAAATAGCTGAAAAAATACTAGAAAAAGTGATTCGGATCAATTTGCTTTTGTTctatttcttcaatttttttccaaTCATTTACACACCATACTTTCAATGGCAAATCATACAATCAAAtcatcaacaaaacaaaaatacagttttttaaaaatttctttgtgAATGAATCAAACAATTTATCTACAAACTTTGTATTTTCAGGTGAGCAGTCTCCAAAAGAATTTGGATGATGCGAAGGCGGTCAACAAGGAGATAGCTGCCACCCTGGAGGCTGTCATGTCCTCTCACTCCCAGCTACAGTCTGTGGTGGAGGGACTGCAGGTCGATCTCGGGAAGAAGGACTCGCAGATGGCTCACCTCAAGTCAGAAAAGTAAGACAATCACTGACccttatatattatttataccTTATACCTATATACTGGCCATGAGGACAAAAGACAACAAGCTGGCCTTTGGtgcacattaaaaaaatcagatgtATGATAACATgagaagccccccccccttgtaCATGAATATGGTGTGGTTTAGAATTGGACCATTATAAAACAGTTTGACTAGTATTTGAAAGCTAACTTTTGgtgaaaatgaaatgattaGAATGTTCTAGAGTGAATTACTTGACAAGATGTACATACCAAGTATATCATTAAGCTTTAATTCtggtatataccggtatttttgatgatttatcagTTGTGTTTTCAGCTTTTGCCACATATTCAATGTATCTAGTATAGACTATACTGAGATTTTCAAATGGTAATTGGTATATACATAAGCTTAATCAATTAGACTCATCCTATTTATTTTTCACAtgactgtgtaaattttatttcagttatgaaATGTGAGTTGTGTTGCTGAACACTTTCTTTAGAGTGCaatttttcactttcattgCAGTCCTGAGTTTACAATTTGTAATAACattatgatttacatgtactattcaAATAGCCACATTTACGTTTAATACactttatatgaaatattacatattacatGCTGTTGCATTGAGATATACTGTTGTGTGCTATAACAACACTGTACTTGATGAAATGTCAGAAGAAAGTACTCCTTcatctatacatgtaattcatgtaTACCACAGAACTGACATTACATGTATTCTGAGTTGATGTATATGTATCACAATTACTTTTTGCAGTTGTATACTTGTATCTTTAAGAATTGTTGTGAGATTGAACTAATCTTGTACAATTGTAAGTTTATTTGTTTAGTGAATTAACCTACAATTACCTATACCTGTGTCTTATACAGGTACAATGtacagtatatatgtatatatgtatctcAGGCAAAACTTGCTTTAAtcatataccagtacatgtaatcATATTTAGCAGACTTACCTGTACTTCTGAAATGTTAAATTCTTATAGTGGAATTGCAGGACTCtgcttcatatacatgtactttatcatGAATATATCAAGACAAGTGTGCCTACAAtccaatcctttttttttaagatttagaaACCatataaactatttatttttgtattcaaTGAGTTCAAGTGTGTAGTTGTGacattattttttctctattgatttataaacataaattgtgtatttatttttctcttatttgttttttcaatCTTAATGCTTTAGAAACAAGGAGCAGGAGGAATGGAAGCGCGAGATGAGGAAGTTCGAGGAGCGAATGGAGGCCCTCCGAGGGGACCTGAAAAAGGAGCGAGATAAATCACAGCGCAAAAATCTCAAAGACATAGGCGAGGTAAATATACACAGTTCAAGAAACATTCTACcgtaatatatactgtaaaatttacaaaatatattttcgaTGCGAATGTGGAAACTTTTCTCACATTTTCATGATAAACTAATGGTATATATGAGTgtatgaaaatgttttgttttacagatTAAGAAACAGAATGATAACCTACAAACAAGGAATATGGAGTTGGTGAAGGCAAACACGGATCTACGCCACAAGCAGTCTGACTCTGACAACCTGATCCAAAACTTGAAGGACAAAGTGTCGGAGCAGAAGAAGAGGATAGAGTATCTGAACAGGTCAAAGAAAGACCTTGAAGAAAACTCAGAGAGGATGAAGGTAGGGGTGTCTGGTGGGAGAACAAGATCAgtacttgtttatttaaaaaaaacatgaaagcTTAATGTAAACATTCAGTTCTGTTGAACACAATTTTTAGTAGAATttgaaaaacagttttaaagtaCAGTGTGTAGGTGTTGAGTATACAGAAAATTGTTTCTACAGATGATGCGGGAGGAGATTGAAGAATTAGAGAAACTACGAGATGAGTACATTCACAGAAACGCTGAACAAGGGGAGATGATCAATTCGTTCATGATACAGATTGGCTCGCTCCAAGACGAGCTTAAACAGCTTGCTCAAGCTCAGCTCAGAACAAATGACCTTGTCAAGCAGAGAGACAAGGCTCTGGAGAAAGAAAAAATCCTGAAGGATGAGCTCAAGAAAAAATACAAGGTAGATAGTGATTCAGAGAGGGAAAACTATTTACgataaacaaaactttaaaaaaatcaaggtcAGACTTTTTAACCACCGATAATGCTTGCTTGGTAAGAAAGATTTAGCCATCATTTTTGGAAAGGGTGTGGAATCCCATTTTATCTTGAATTATTGAAACTGATAAATGAGTTGAAGTTTTGATTGGGTGTATTTGGACAGAATTCATCTGATGCAGACAATGGACAACATAAGCATAAATCTAAGGTAGTGGTAAGTATCTCGGAGTCTGAGACAGTGGAACTTGCAGTGCACTGATGCATGTCGTGTACTGACCTAGTGACCTTGTGCAGTTTTCACCCAGCCATGAATTGTTAAACCTAAATTACCAGTAATGTGCTTCCTCATCTGTATTTCTGTACACAGAAAAGAAAGACATTTTACCAGttactgttgttttttttttttttactttataccACTTACCGGTAATTGTTTGCACAATATGTAAATTGCACTTACAGGTAGCTAGTAAGAGAAAAGAAATGTAACTTTCTTTCAtctttaagcatttttcaactGATATGTAGAGAAAGTGCAAATCAATGTCCTTTTTTTCAAAGTTGACAGTTTTAATTCTTcctttgcatttattttttttcttctgaattgCTTTTAGTTTTAGAATTGCAAAGAGCTTCATAAGGAGTTAGCACctacaattatacatgtaacttaatacatgtatatatcattttcatcaGTAAATGACATTTCACAGAAGGGAATTATAAATTGTACTGTTTgaattaagagtttttaatgggtttttaAATCCCAACGTATGATTCCTTTTCCAATTATCAGATACATTTCTGTTCATCATCTTATAAAATTTTTCTTCCTTACATGTAGAAATCCAATCCAACTTTATCAATTCCCTTAGTAGCACGATGTACTTCCTATAGTTGATATTCAATGTACAAAGTTAATATCAGTAAGGATTGCAGGTTGTGGCGTCAAGACTGTTGctgatttacaaaaaatgttttgtattttcataccccctcctcccccccccccccccccccccaaaaaaaaaattatcttggaaattggGTTCAGACTTCTCCCAGTATTCCCATCTGTAGatttaaattgttgtttttaaacaatgaaaaattaagCATCACTAACAGTTTTGTGTGCtgtgatattttaaacaatgaataattttcaagctaaaaaagaaaaaattatgtttaacaaattttgaCTGCAGTTGAATGTAACCGTAACGTTAATTATGTGAGATCACAAAGGGAAGAAGTATCAttcaacaagaaaaattatttttaatcagAAACCAATCTGATTCAGCTGATTTACATGTGATATTTTAAGATCATGGTACTTATCGATATCATTATTGATATCAATACAATTAACATATTATCATAGATAAAAACTTTACCAAAGCAATATGTTATCATATTAATTTGAATAGCCCAAAGTCAAAATGAACTTGTCAAGATGTTGATTTCTTTCAGGATTCAAGACGCCATCAAGAAGAAGTGGAGAAGATGAGAAGAGAGACAGAGGATCGGCTCCGAAGAGCTCAGAATGAGTCAATAGAGGTCAGGGGTCAATCTTGATGCATATAAATAGAAGATAAGATGTGTAGCTAATGTGATGAGTGATGTGTGAGATTAGAATTGACTTCATGTCCTCAAATGCAAGGAAATTATTATAATGGTcatgattttgttattttgttatgtATTTTCAGGTATCGGGTCATCTGCAGGATGCGCATGAATGGTTCAAGTCAAAATTTGATAAGCTGCAACAGGAGATACTAGACTCAAGGTATTAAAATGGCAGCATTAGGTTGGTCTTTtaacggtacatgtattttattctaaaatGCCTCTTGAACTTGATAGTCATTAaagaataaatagaaatatgaTATGTCTTACAGAAAAACCCAGAATGTATTAGAAAGTGAGAACCAAGAGCATAAGCGACAACTGGAGTCAGAGCGATGGAGAGCCCACGCTGCTGCAGAGAAAGCCAGGGACATGATAAAGGTAGCCAATTAAAACTTAGCAATTGGTTTCCATGACAATGAGTCATGATTCAGTGTCACATCATAAAGAATTGTCTTATCAGAATGTATTAATTCACtgtaatgttttctttaatcaaattattttcatatatattatgtcaaaatcaAAGTAACTTTTAACACCAATTGGGCAAGTCAATGAAAAGTCAATGAAAATTTTAGATGATTCTCATGTATTTCTGTGTCTTTTATTTATGTGAAGGCATGTCAAAGTGAAAAGAAGCAGAAAAACGGGGTACATTGTTACAGATAGTTTTAGCTTTTAGAGCAGCTACTAACATGTCACATTTGTGCTTAATTTCATCCAAATTATTTCAGTATGGTAGAAATcattaaactttaaaactttGCACAGCAAGAGATGCCAtcgaaaagatttttgaaagattatGGAAAACAACcgtaaaaatttttttatgaaatcttCTGGTCACATTTTTGGCCAAAATCAGGCACTAAATGGAAAATCTTTAATGGCCAAAACAACTAATATACATGTGCCTCCTTCTTTAACACAACacccctccctccccccccccccccccatttaagACATTCCATCAATGTAAATGTTCACAACAGCTCTGATATCTAGTCCAACCATTCCCTTCAGATATGGAATCAAGGCATTTTACCTCAGTCACATTTTCTTTTACACTTTGCACCTTTTGCCATTGGTATATGATTAAATGATTTGTGTGGCCTCCATTGGACATTTATGGTTGTTCTGGGGTTTGGGTTTACTAACTATATCAAGTTTAAGCAACAGTTTTAGAATCTGAATTGCCAATGCCAGTGTGTACTGAGTATATGCTAGGTAAATGAAATACCAGTATGTTGGCTTTACATGCCTTACAGGCATATACaggcaaaataataaaatactgcAAAGTCTTGTGCatacatttaaattatatgGTTGTGTAAAAGTATTGTCTGTTGAGAATATCTTGTAAAATTTATTGGCAAACAAGAGACTTTCAATTATAAATCTGCAATAGTATTCTATGTTTATCTTAAATAATACAGACCAGCAGACAGACAATCAACCAGCTTGCTAACTATGCAGAAATAGCAGACACGGACACTAAACACCAACTGCTGAAACTTCAGGCTGAGCTGGAGCAGGAGAGAGACCACGCCAAGTACCTGGAAATGAAGCACCAAAAATATAAGGTAGCAAACCATGAAGATGGCTGCAGATCTGATTGGCCCATTCTACAAAGATTCTGTATCAGTCATTGCAATGAATTGTTATTGGATAAATTAATTAGCTTTGTGATATTcagatttattcattatttattgtatgtttTCTGTTACAGGAGGCTAGTGCAAGACAGCTGGAACAGCTTCTGACCGAGTTTCATCACTAAATTTTTTAAGATCGCAAGTGTGCAGTTCTCTTCAGAGATTTTCATCAGAAGAGGTTGTACCCGTAGCAAACATATGGTGAACCCCGAATACAGTATTCCCCAGTGGTATTGCCTCCAGACAATCCCTCAATTCACAAAAAGACAGgctggccaaaaaaaaaaaaagcttcagGCATCAGACAACATATCAGGAGTAACTGTTCTTTTGCAGCTATTTTGTGTAATGTATGTTGGAGTGACTGCCAAGTGTTTTCTCTTTTCTAGTCTAGTATCTCTGTGTCTATGGAGCCTCATTCGTCAGGGAacattcctatataaaacattCCAGTCTGTTATATTCCATGAGTGACTACCATGTATCTGTGATAATCTATGTGCAGCAATATTTATACttttatgtactttttaaaaaatatcatgtatatgtttatgtaaaatatatatgtacatgtattaataaactaattaatgcaatatatttttttttttcattaaaagaataatacagtaaaaaaaacctttccAATTCATACAGTAATAATGGTCCCACTCTTCAGGTgctatagtatagtatagtgaTCAATCTTTCAATCcaccttattttcattttcatcattgCTAAACTGAAGGTTCAAGCAAGTGTTTCTAGTCACCTGTTGTCCAAcgtccatctgtaaactttttgacacttctctaaaaccactttgCAAAACACCAAACTTGGTTGAAGGTTTTACATTGATAAATTAAAGGTCAAAAcctttaaagtttttaaaggtttaaagggagataattacaAAAAACAGTTGAAATAGGCTGTGTGTCATAAAAAatcttaagaaccactgcaccagaactataaatatttacaccaaagttTCTAgttatagtgaagattctaaattgttaaaatcgtgactCCCGGACTAacactggggccccaagaggtgttcaaagttaaacatagaaatatatagggataatgtttaaaaatcttctcaagaactacaatgctacaatttgtaatattactatgcaagcacCCTAACAAAGtgtatattcaaaattgtaaaaactgtGACATTGGGCCATtgctggggccccaagatgttatcaaatttcaacatagaagtatatagggaaaatgtttCAAGAAACACAATGCTGTGTTTAGTTATTTACTATGTAAGCATCTTCATATCCTCATATTAAGGTAACAGTGATATTCTTTCACTTTTTATAATGTTTGTTtcaattcatattacagttGTTTAATCTTTAATGAATTGAGAACTAGGATTATAAAATTGGTCAGTTTATACATCTTAAATCTTAAGATATAATGTTACAAAAAGGAGGCTTCTTTTTATGTTGTGTTAAatatattgtgaattttttgaatatatgagagttttacaatatttttaaagagttcatattgaatttttaaataggatacaagaactgttgttcaggtgagcgatgtggcccataggCCTCTTGTTCAGGAGTATTTTTCTTCTAACCAAAATTatgctcatacttcacccataCCAGTGTTTGAGGGTAGTTTGAATCAAATAGCAAGGCCTATAAATCCTCttttaaaatccttgtctgAGGAGTATTTATTCTCTCTTTGTCCCATTTGGCTTA is part of the Magallana gigas chromosome 3, xbMagGiga1.1, whole genome shotgun sequence genome and harbors:
- the LOC105340193 gene encoding coiled-coil domain-containing protein 150 isoform X8 — protein: MSRAVIPPMSISMEGPSSQQTLEVLEKRLEAAEHDTQDLIEKLGTMGFGKNTRPAERDVMDQREVISPYQAQIVDVDILKDNYETLVSRVCKTESVIQTLKLNMINLQGDRDLKMKCSDEDYEQKYDMLKETYEQELGKMRRKLNQVTEDLKTEHEARLKAKEEIKQLKTELDNATVSKETICAATDELSSQKSKFQKRINELREEIEREKSLRHSLEESHNTLLARIREMESIVESESKEVKTLSNDCGNLRSDAVKVREELRYEKSQRELYESQFTQTSQENEQLRKNYESAESDRKLLITEMQRLRTQYEDLIKQLEQTQVIVDQQKSNNTKLEQENEHLNKILSSASEEKERIKSMHERELELMCAFDIVQAEKKRVNEKQKFEEEALQSKLKVQELTSQNETLKKKLAHSEKELQSLSKKYVAKDEEYNMASEGLEKELSALKHKYSLVSKEKLKLTKDKENLLEEVSQTVDTMQEEHSKLTNEIHQLKSELESQTKRRNALEQENASLLERVSQFDQQRDSQSRVEKVMKDMMEQKNKLAYDNGRLQTEVQELRGQVDILKISSTDAEQLRAKNSSLQSRYDLAQKEISDLKINVQRMENQLRTSQGSMETRERDYTFAITTRDEVLREKSGLMEKLKEVEEREKKKITEAELEVSSLQKNLDDAKAVNKEIAATLEAVMSSHSQLQSVVEGLQVDLGKKDSQMAHLKSEKNKEQEEWKREMRKFEERMEALRGDLKKERDKSQRKNLKDIGEIKKQNDNLQTRNMELVKANTDLRHKQSDSDNLIQNLKDKVSEQKKRIEYLNRSKKDLEENSERMKMMREEIEELEKLRDEYIHRNAEQGEMINSFMIQIGSLQDELKQLAQAQLRTNDLVKQRDKALEKEKILKDELKKKYKDSRRHQEEVEKMRRETEDRLRRAQNESIEVSGHLQDAHEWFKSKFDKLQQEILDSRKTQNVLESENQEHKRQLESERWRAHAAAEKARDMIKTSRQTINQLANYAEIADTDTKHQLLKLQAELEQERDHAKYLEMKHQKYKEASARQLEQLLTEFHH
- the LOC105340193 gene encoding coiled-coil domain-containing protein 150 isoform X2, whose product is MSRAVIPPMSISMEGPSSQQTLEVLEKRLEAAEHDTQDLIEKLGTMGFGKNTRPAERDVMDQREVISPYQAQIVDVDILKDNYETLVSRVCKTESVIQTLKLNMINLQGDRDLKMKCSDEDYEQKYDMLKETYEQELGKMRRKLNQVTEDLKTEHEARLKAKEEIKQLKTELDNATVSKETICAATDELSSQKSKFQKRINELREEIEREKSLRHSLEESHNTLLARIREMESIVESESKEVKTLSNDCGNLRSDAVKVREELRYEKSQRELYESQFTQTSQENEQLRKNYESAESDRKLLITEMQRLRTQYEDLIKQLEQTQVIVDQQKSNNTKLEQENEHLNKILSSASEEKERIKSMHERELELMCAFDIVQAEKKRVNEKQKFEEEALQSKLKVQELTSQNETLKKKLAHSEKELQSLSKKYVAKDEEYNMASEGLEKELSALKHKYSLVSKEKLKLTKDKENLLEEVSQTVDTMQEEHSKLTNEIHQLKSELESQTKRRNALEQENASLLERVSQFDQQRDSQSRVEKVMKDMMEQKNKLAYDNGRLQTEVQELRGQVDILKISSTDAEQLRAKNSSLQSRYDLAQKEISDLKINVQRMENQLRTSQGSMETRERDYTFAITTRDEVLREKSGLMEKLKEVEEREKKKVSSLQKNLDDAKAVNKEIAATLEAVMSSHSQLQSVVEGLQVDLGKKDSQMAHLKSEKNKEQEEWKREMRKFEERMEALRGDLKKERDKSQRKNLKDIGEIKKQNDNLQTRNMELVKANTDLRHKQSDSDNLIQNLKDKVSEQKKRIEYLNRSKKDLEENSERMKMMREEIEELEKLRDEYIHRNAEQGEMINSFMIQIGSLQDELKQLAQAQLRTNDLVKQRDKALEKEKILKDELKKKYKNSSDADNGQHKHKSKVVDSRRHQEEVEKMRRETEDRLRRAQNESIEVSGHLQDAHEWFKSKFDKLQQEILDSRKTQNVLESENQEHKRQLESERWRAHAAAEKARDMIKACQSEKKQKNGTSRQTINQLANYAEIADTDTKHQLLKLQAELEQERDHAKYLEMKHQKYKEASARQLEQLLTEFHH
- the LOC105340193 gene encoding coiled-coil domain-containing protein 150 isoform X3, which gives rise to MSRAVIPPMSISMEGPSSQQTLEVLEKRLEAAEHDTQDLIEKLGTMGFGKNTRPAERDVMDQREVISPYQAQIVDVDILKDNYETLVSRVCKTESVIQTLKLNMINLQGDRDLKMKCSDEDYEQKYDMLKETYEQELGKMRRKLNQVTEDLKTEHEARLKAKEEIKQLKTELDNATVSKETICAATDELSSQKSKFQKRINELREEIEREKSLRHSLEESHNTLLARIREMESIVESESKEVKTLSNDCGNLRSDAVKVREELRYEKSQRELYESQFTQTSQENEQLRKNYESAESDRKLLITEMQRLRTQYEDLIKQLEQTQVIVDQQKSNNTKLEQENEHLNKILSSASEEKERIKSMHERELEAEKKRVNEKQKFEEEALQSKLKVQELTSQNETLKKKLAHSEKELQSLSKKYVAKDEEYNMASEGLEKELSALKHKYSLVSKEKLKLTKDKENLLEEVSQTVDTMQEEHSKLTNEIHQLKSELESQTKRRNALEQENASLLERVSQFDQQRDSQSRVEKVMKDMMEQKNKLAYDNGRLQTEVQELRGQVDILKISSTDAEQLRAKNSSLQSRYDLAQKEISDLKINVQRMENQLRTSQGSMETRERDYTFAITTRDEVLREKSGLMEKLKEVEEREKKKITEAELEVSSLQKNLDDAKAVNKEIAATLEAVMSSHSQLQSVVEGLQVDLGKKDSQMAHLKSEKNKEQEEWKREMRKFEERMEALRGDLKKERDKSQRKNLKDIGEIKKQNDNLQTRNMELVKANTDLRHKQSDSDNLIQNLKDKVSEQKKRIEYLNRSKKDLEENSERMKMMREEIEELEKLRDEYIHRNAEQGEMINSFMIQIGSLQDELKQLAQAQLRTNDLVKQRDKALEKEKILKDELKKKYKNSSDADNGQHKHKSKVVDSRRHQEEVEKMRRETEDRLRRAQNESIEVSGHLQDAHEWFKSKFDKLQQEILDSRKTQNVLESENQEHKRQLESERWRAHAAAEKARDMIKACQSEKKQKNGTSRQTINQLANYAEIADTDTKHQLLKLQAELEQERDHAKYLEMKHQKYKEASARQLEQLLTEFHH
- the LOC105340193 gene encoding coiled-coil domain-containing protein 150 isoform X5, producing the protein MSRAVIPPMSISMEGPSSQQTLEVLEKRLEAAEHDTQDLIEKLGTMGFGKNTRPAERDVMDQREVISPYQAQIVDVDILKDNYETLVSRVCKTESVIQTLKLNMINLQGDRDLKMKCSDEDYEQKYDMLKETYEQELGKMRRKLNQVTEDLKTEHEARLKAKEEIKQLKTELDNATVSKETICAATDELSSQKSKFQKRINELREEIEREKSLRHSLEESHNTLLARIREMESIVESESKEVKTLSNDCGNLRSDAVKVREELRYEKSQRELYESQFTQTSQENEQLRKNYESAESDRKLLITEMQRLRTQYEDLIKQLEQTQVIVDQQKSNNTKLEQENEHLNKILSSASEEKERIKSMHERELEAEKKRVNEKQKFEEEALQSKLKVQELTSQNETLKKKLAHSEKELQSLSKKYVAKDEEYNMASEGLEKELSALKHKYSLVSKEKLKLTKDKENLLEEVSQTVDTMQEEHSKLTNEIHQLKSELESQTKRRNALEQENASLLERVSQFDQQRDSQSRVEKVMKDMMEQKNKLAYDNGRLQTEVQELRGQVDILKISSTDAEQLRAKNSSLQSRYDLAQKEISDLKINVQRMENQLRTSQGSMETRERDYTFAITTRDEVLREKSGLMEKLKEVEEREKKKVSSLQKNLDDAKAVNKEIAATLEAVMSSHSQLQSVVEGLQVDLGKKDSQMAHLKSEKNKEQEEWKREMRKFEERMEALRGDLKKERDKSQRKNLKDIGEIKKQNDNLQTRNMELVKANTDLRHKQSDSDNLIQNLKDKVSEQKKRIEYLNRSKKDLEENSERMKMMREEIEELEKLRDEYIHRNAEQGEMINSFMIQIGSLQDELKQLAQAQLRTNDLVKQRDKALEKEKILKDELKKKYKNSSDADNGQHKHKSKVVDSRRHQEEVEKMRRETEDRLRRAQNESIEVSGHLQDAHEWFKSKFDKLQQEILDSRKTQNVLESENQEHKRQLESERWRAHAAAEKARDMIKACQSEKKQKNGTSRQTINQLANYAEIADTDTKHQLLKLQAELEQERDHAKYLEMKHQKYKEASARQLEQLLTEFHH